Below is a genomic region from Drosophila albomicans strain 15112-1751.03 chromosome 2R, ASM965048v2, whole genome shotgun sequence.
GGCTACATACaggaaattgaaaactttatgAAATGCAAGCCAGGGTAAGTTCATGGTTATTACGCTTAGATTGCgttttaataatgaatttcTTTTGTAGACAACCTTGCAGCTTGCATGACTTTGTGGATAACTATATCAAGGACACATTCCTATCCAAGGGTCACAATCGCAACTTGCAATTGACCATTGAATCACTGTCCAAGAATCAGGATGCTTGGCGTGCAATTATAACACCTGAGGAAATGAAATCGCTAAATTTGAGCAGACCACTTCTGCAGTCCACAGTCATGGTTGAGCGAAGATTGGTGGAGACAAAGAATCTTATCGAAGATTTGCCTTGTTACTCAGAGGAGCTGCTAAAGATGGTGTGTGCATTGTTAAAGGCCTACCGAGAGATATGCCAAGCGGCCTACAGAGGAATAGTACAGCCAGATTCGGAAGATAAGCGTATCTACAGTGTGGCTTGGTTGAAGGATGAGGACATCAGTCGCTTCTTAAAGTAATTGTCCAGTTTACTATTTCTGTTGCAATCTTAATAACATCAAATACTTGTAGAACGTTACCCAATTGGACTGATCTAAAGACATCGAGTCAGCGTGCTCGACACACGCGCAAATTGCAACGCACCAATTTTGAGCCATCCGAGGAAGAGAGTCCGTTGCAAGTGCAGCAACGAAACATACGAGAAGCTGAAATGCTGACCAGCAATTTAGGTGAAGGAGGCATAACTCAACAGGAGATATTGGCCGACATCAGTGTTCTCAAAGAGTTGGCCATACTACAAGAGAGTATGGAATGGTTCTCGGTGCGCGTCTCCGAGTTTGCCAACGAGTTGCGACGCCCCCTCGTCAACGGTTTGAACTCAGCGGCTGCCGAATGCACAGCGAATGTGGCCATCAAGGATGGCACCATAAAGGTGATGACTAACTTGGCATTAGAGTTCGATGAGCTTGCCAATACATGTCTGCTGGTGCTGCATCTGGAGGTGCGTGTGCAATGCTTTCACTATTTGCGTTCCAAGTCGAGCATTAGAACGAATAGCTATGTGGGCTCTAAGGATGATATATTAGAGCCGGATCGTCAGGTATCGGTACTAAACAAGCGTCTATCTGAAATGGATGAGGCATTTAGTGCCACTCTGCATCCCCGCAAAACGAGGGTaagaattttttgttttttttctgttataATCAATATGAATAATGAATTCGGCTCTTCTAGTATATCTTTGAGGGTTTAGCGCATCTAGCTGCACGCATTCTTATTCAGGCGTCCAACTACTTGGAGCACATTGATCAGATCACTGTGCAGCGCATGTGTCGCAATTCGATAGCTTTGCAGCAGACGCTGAGCAACATAACTGCATCCCGAGAAGTTGCCTTAGATCAGGCGAAACATTTCTACGAGCTGCTTTGCATGGAGCCGGATGTAAGTGATGCATAGATGCATTTTATCGATCAGAAAATTAATCCGCTTTACTTGCAGGAAATACTCAACTCACTGTTGGAGCGTGGAACGGAATTCTCCGAGATGCAGTTGCTCAACGCATTGCAATTATCGTGCAAGGCATGTGGCATTACAGATGCCAATTTACTGGCTTCCTATCAACAAAAACTATCCGACATATTGGGCGCTAAGCCCTCCAAGGGTGTTGTTGTATAATAGAAAGAGTTACAcaagttaaatcaaatatcaattttaaatgcattgcgCCTTGTATGcccactcacacatacattcagacatacacacatgcattattaatagtttttaatgtATAAGTGAACAAAGAATGAGTATGCTAATGTTAAGCctatataaaattgattataaatGTTTTGAACATGTTGGCATGCACTTGGTGTTGCGATATATAGTCCTTTATAAACTTATATTCTAAAGTTCATGAACAATATTGTAATATGGCTTATacacaataaatgaaaatgtaacaACGAAAGCTATGcaatatattcatttgattttaaagGGAATTTAAACTAACATTTTAAacgaaaaagattttttttaataaataaatttacttagCCCCAGTGtcgtaaaaatatataaaatatttgccgATCAACATTGTAGAATCTAAATATGTAGTGGTAAACCATCGAAGTAACATTGTTATgcttattcaaaatgattttcGTTAAGTGAGGAGTTCTTTTGTTCCCGTGAGGAGTAATTCGTTAAATAACAATTGGCGGTTGCTACAACATGTCGATGTTTACCAACACTCCACCACCATTTGAGTCGACATTTGTCAACACTCAACACGATTTGCCGCTTGCGAACGACAACAAAACGCGTAAAtaagtaattaataaaaatgcccGATCAAACCGAAACAAGTCCCAAACTAAATGTAAGCAGCAGTGAGATTAAATCGCCCAGCTACGatttaaaaaagttcaaattgaaACGCATActcaacaacaatagcaaagcGAAGAGCATCACATTGCTTGGTACTTTTCCGGATTTGTCTGAAACGGACacagcaattgttgtttttgagaAAAATGGTAATTgaatgataaattaaaatacttgtGGTAAAATCtaatgtttgttattgttccGCAGCTTATCGGGAGAGCGATGTggcaactgaagctgaagttgcagcagagaaggagaaagaagAGCAAAAGCCGACTTATTTTAGCAGCGATTTAAAAGTGCGCACCgattttattaacaatatttacGGCAGTTTTCAATGTGTGCCCAATCCGGAATTGTGtggtatgtaaataataatctttaaattacacaaacatacacaatATCTTTCCCCATAGCCGTCAAGAGCACTGTGATTTACCCGGCAACCGATAAACACGTTGAGAAATATTCCATTTGTCAGAAGTACCTCATCAATGAAACGCCTGATCTCTATGCAACCATCACGTTGCCCTACATTACTTCCAGCCAATTCTCCCTGGATTGGGTATACAACATACTTGAGCACAAGCAGGAAAAAGAACGAATTGTGTTCGAAGACAACGATCCCGAGACTGGCTTCATTTTGCTGCCCGATCTCAAGTGGGATGGCCGCAATGTGGAGAACCTTTATCTGTTGGGCATTGTGCGCAATCGGGGAATCAAATCACTGCGAGATCTCAATGCCAGCCACTTGCCCATGCTGCGGCATTTGCGGGAAGCGGCCAAACAAGCTATACTTGAACGTTATGGCTTGAATCCTCACCAACTTCGCATGTATTTCCACTATCAGCCATCGTTCTATCATCTGCATGTTCATATCAATCCCATACGCAATGATGCCCCTGGCATTTGGTGTGAGAAGTCCCATATGCTGGACACAGTCATCAATAATCTGGAGCTGGTGTCGGATTATTATGCGCGTGCCTCTCTGCCGTTTGTTTTGTATGAGGGCAACAAGTTGTTGGAGTT
It encodes:
- the LOC117573415 gene encoding m7GpppX diphosphatase; protein product: MPDQTETSPKLNVSSSEIKSPSYDLKKFKLKRILNNNSKAKSITLLGTFPDLSETDTAIVVFEKNAYRESDVATEAEVAAEKEKEEQKPTYFSSDLKVRTDFINNIYGSFQCVPNPELCAVKSTVIYPATDKHVEKYSICQKYLINETPDLYATITLPYITSSQFSLDWVYNILEHKQEKERIVFEDNDPETGFILLPDLKWDGRNVENLYLLGIVRNRGIKSLRDLNASHLPMLRHLREAAKQAILERYGLNPHQLRMYFHYQPSFYHLHVHINPIRNDAPGIWCEKSHMLDTVINNLELVSDYYARASLPFVLYEGNKLLELYDKQLSVRKAVVKKEEADKEQDELEKKEDEPAEAFSDEEPEEARQCKRIKLSTPEKQDESEKDLVAPACA